One window of Polyangiaceae bacterium genomic DNA carries:
- a CDS encoding MFS transporter, translating to MAYEPRHSPDHNNTGWPPGVPYIIGNEGCERFSYYGMRAILTVFLAQYLYIHHPVFSQDAERTAKAHYHVFAGAVYLFPLLGAVIADRLFGKYRTILWLSMVYVAGHAVLAVSEHSVTGFWIGLGLIAVGSGGIKPNVSAHVGDQFGRGNWFRVPTIFQAFYFIINFGSAGATLLIPKTLEWYGPTVAFGIPGVLMALATLAFWMGRKVFVHVPAHPAGTLGTLDAISSSLFVIAFAHLFAPAVFHDVSWRLLVPSALGFIVLGGIVFAIRQRMQQDDGFLAVLAYAVKGYFTGAKPTGDVPDVAHADPAVQARRERLVKSRFFGGAARHFGIEAAEGPPAVLRVVSVFFLVSVFWALFDQHGSSWVLQAKTMNLELPGVGQVKPSQIAALNPLMVMILIPLNNKLIYPGLGKLGLQMTPLRRMTGGMLVAGLSFLLVAFIQNRIEAAGPGQVSFLWQALPYFVITQAEVMVSITGLEFAYTQAPKRMKSTVMGFWLAAVAGGNLFVALFETFSKLPLATGFMVYAGLMFGAGVLFGIRAYFYQPQDYVQD from the coding sequence ATGGCCTACGAACCTCGACATTCCCCAGATCACAACAACACCGGTTGGCCGCCTGGCGTTCCGTACATCATCGGCAACGAGGGCTGCGAGCGCTTCAGCTACTACGGCATGCGCGCGATCCTTACGGTGTTTCTGGCGCAGTACCTGTACATCCACCACCCGGTGTTCTCCCAGGACGCGGAGCGAACGGCCAAGGCGCACTATCACGTGTTTGCGGGGGCGGTGTATCTGTTTCCGTTGCTGGGCGCGGTGATCGCCGATCGCTTGTTCGGCAAGTACCGCACGATTCTCTGGCTTAGCATGGTGTATGTGGCGGGCCACGCGGTGCTCGCTGTTAGTGAGCACTCCGTTACCGGTTTCTGGATTGGTCTGGGCCTCATCGCCGTTGGTTCCGGGGGGATCAAGCCGAACGTATCGGCGCACGTGGGCGATCAATTCGGCCGCGGCAACTGGTTCCGCGTGCCTACGATTTTTCAGGCCTTCTACTTCATCATCAACTTCGGGAGCGCCGGCGCTACGCTGCTGATCCCGAAGACCTTGGAGTGGTACGGGCCCACGGTGGCTTTTGGTATCCCTGGGGTACTGATGGCCCTTGCCACGCTGGCGTTCTGGATGGGGCGCAAGGTCTTCGTGCACGTGCCGGCTCACCCCGCGGGGACGCTCGGGACATTGGATGCCATCAGCTCGAGCCTGTTCGTGATCGCCTTCGCGCATTTGTTTGCTCCTGCGGTGTTCCACGACGTCTCCTGGAGGCTGCTCGTACCGAGCGCGCTTGGCTTCATCGTGCTAGGCGGCATCGTGTTCGCGATCCGTCAGCGCATGCAGCAAGACGATGGTTTCCTTGCGGTACTGGCCTATGCGGTGAAGGGTTACTTCACGGGTGCGAAGCCAACGGGCGACGTGCCCGACGTAGCGCACGCGGATCCGGCCGTTCAGGCGCGCCGTGAGCGACTGGTGAAGAGCCGCTTCTTCGGCGGGGCAGCGCGCCACTTCGGCATCGAAGCCGCTGAAGGACCGCCCGCGGTGCTTCGGGTGGTCAGTGTCTTCTTTCTGGTGAGTGTTTTCTGGGCACTGTTCGACCAGCACGGCTCGAGCTGGGTGCTGCAGGCAAAGACGATGAACCTCGAGCTGCCGGGGGTTGGTCAGGTGAAGCCATCACAGATCGCAGCGCTGAACCCGCTGATGGTGATGATCCTCATCCCACTCAACAACAAGCTCATCTATCCCGGGCTCGGCAAGCTGGGCTTGCAGATGACGCCGCTACGCCGCATGACCGGCGGGATGTTGGTGGCAGGGCTCAGCTTCTTGCTCGTTGCGTTCATCCAGAACCGCATTGAAGCCGCTGGGCCGGGGCAGGTGAGCTTCCTCTGGCAAGCGTTGCCATACTTCGTGATCACTCAGGCTGAGGTCATGGTGTCCATCACCGGACTCGAGTTTGCATATACCCAAGCACCCAAGCGCATGAAGAGCACCGTGATGGGCTTCTGGCTGGCGGCCGTGGCGGGCGGCAACTTGTTCGTTGCGCTGTTCGAGACGTTCAGCAAGTTGCCGCTGGCGACCGGCTTCATGGTGTACGCCGGCTTGATGTTTGGCGCCGGAGTGCTCTTTGGGATCCGCGCTTACTTCTACCAGCCTCAAGACTACGTCCAGGACTAG
- a CDS encoding proprotein convertase P-domain-containing protein — MQEPRVRSPKRRDPAQPTPWLLRPLFRPLVVVGLFSMAAFGCSSEDPATGPDTEIANSEQDAPTSDLDALFLDAPPDGDLPDEGKADEVYPALYTDLVALQSPVRSQGSRGVCSIFSTTALMEHLYIAEGTIQNPDFSEQYLQWAVKSQVKAFTDTEGSNAQSNIDAINRFGIVEEADWPYQTRPWGTSNDAACTGEKRPTKCYTNGEPPEAASSAQKFYLPRGRWISARRNSIKAYLKNNKQAVVAGMTFFYQSWNHGGSPLKVDKAMWREGFITYPNATDKEKSLEKRAGHSILIVGWDDNAEVNKRDGEGNPILDADGNPEKEKGFWIIKNSWGTGSFGVNNPNGDGYGYLSMDYVEEYATVYASGIPDVKLPDEVCNDGEDNDRDGAVDCDDSDCSMDAACVAAAQTYNQTSAQDIPDNDATGITSEIVVAEGGEIGSLAVTVDITHSYRGDLTVKLVKGGTEVVLHDKQGSGADDLKQTFDVPEFVGQDAAGTWQLVVTDTANLDTGTLNSWSLTINRCPAGGCMAGDVTHYENTVGGDIPEDTTGLSSDIEITDAATISGLVVNVDITHPYKGDITIKLQKLLAGEVVLLTADASDGAFTPMSFNVSDFNGEDAVGTWRLIVLDEATGDTGRLNSWSLDVSH; from the coding sequence ATGCAAGAGCCTCGAGTCCGTTCTCCCAAGCGTCGTGATCCCGCACAGCCCACTCCCTGGCTGCTGCGCCCGCTGTTCCGCCCGCTGGTCGTGGTCGGGCTGTTCTCTATGGCTGCATTCGGCTGCAGCTCCGAGGATCCCGCGACGGGACCCGATACCGAGATCGCGAACAGCGAACAGGACGCGCCGACGTCGGACCTCGATGCCTTGTTCCTCGATGCCCCTCCCGACGGCGACCTGCCGGACGAAGGTAAGGCAGACGAAGTGTACCCCGCGCTGTACACGGATCTCGTTGCGCTGCAGTCGCCCGTGCGCAGCCAAGGCTCGCGCGGTGTTTGCTCGATCTTCTCGACCACCGCGCTGATGGAGCACCTGTACATCGCAGAGGGCACCATCCAGAACCCGGACTTCTCCGAGCAGTACCTGCAGTGGGCAGTGAAGTCTCAGGTCAAAGCCTTCACCGACACCGAAGGCTCGAACGCCCAGAGCAACATCGACGCGATCAATCGCTTCGGTATCGTGGAAGAGGCCGACTGGCCCTATCAGACGCGCCCCTGGGGCACCTCCAATGATGCGGCGTGCACCGGCGAGAAGCGCCCAACCAAGTGCTACACCAACGGTGAGCCCCCCGAGGCTGCGAGCAGCGCACAGAAGTTCTACCTGCCGCGAGGCCGCTGGATCAGCGCCCGGCGCAACAGCATCAAGGCCTACCTGAAGAACAACAAGCAGGCGGTCGTCGCTGGCATGACGTTCTTCTACCAGTCGTGGAACCACGGCGGCTCACCCCTCAAGGTCGACAAGGCCATGTGGCGCGAAGGGTTCATCACCTACCCCAACGCAACCGACAAGGAGAAGAGCCTCGAAAAGCGCGCGGGTCACTCGATCCTGATCGTCGGCTGGGACGACAACGCCGAAGTGAACAAGCGCGATGGCGAGGGCAACCCGATCCTCGATGCAGACGGAAACCCCGAGAAGGAAAAGGGCTTCTGGATCATCAAGAACAGCTGGGGCACTGGCAGCTTCGGCGTGAACAACCCGAACGGTGACGGCTACGGCTACCTCTCGATGGACTACGTCGAGGAGTACGCCACCGTCTACGCGAGCGGCATCCCCGACGTGAAGCTGCCCGATGAGGTCTGCAACGATGGCGAGGACAACGACCGCGACGGCGCAGTGGACTGCGACGACAGCGACTGCAGCATGGACGCCGCCTGCGTCGCCGCTGCTCAGACCTACAACCAGACCAGCGCTCAAGACATCCCCGACAACGATGCGACGGGTATCACCAGCGAAATCGTCGTCGCCGAGGGTGGTGAGATTGGCAGCCTGGCGGTCACCGTGGACATCACCCACAGTTACCGCGGGGATCTAACCGTGAAGCTGGTCAAGGGCGGCACCGAGGTCGTGCTTCACGACAAGCAAGGCTCCGGCGCAGACGATCTGAAGCAGACCTTCGACGTGCCCGAGTTCGTCGGACAAGACGCCGCTGGTACGTGGCAGCTCGTCGTAACGGACACCGCCAACCTCGACACCGGCACGCTGAACTCCTGGAGCCTGACCATCAACCGTTGCCCGGCGGGCGGCTGCATGGCGGGCGACGTCACCCACTATGAGAACACCGTCGGCGGAGACATCCCCGAGGACACCACGGGCTTGAGCAGTGACATCGAGATCACCGACGCCGCCACGATCAGCGGCCTCGTGGTCAACGTCGACATCACTCATCCGTACAAGGGCGACATCACCATCAAGCTCCAGAAGCTTCTGGCCGGCGAGGTGGTGCTGCTGACGGCTGACGCGAGCGATGGAGCCTTCACGCCGATGAGCTTCAACGTGAGCGACTTCAACGGAGAGGATGCAGTGGGTACCTGGCGCTTGATCGTCCTCGATGAGGCCACCGGAGACACCGGTCGCCTGAACTCCTGGAGCCTGGACGTCAGCCACTGA